Proteins from a genomic interval of Oncorhynchus clarkii lewisi isolate Uvic-CL-2024 chromosome 13, UVic_Ocla_1.0, whole genome shotgun sequence:
- the LOC139364891 gene encoding transforming growth factor beta receptor type 3-like isoform X2 — MMVSGTRWILFCLFLLGERTGLDCGELQCSLSPAGELHPVQGLLERFEAGPGCAARESGEKETHVIAVGRGTRSPDKQVTVLLRPLSLSHPPRQTLILVLSSKQPVRWWLEAERLPPDLPVLVQVSPNSTVTVQPSSLAVQVQPVPSLPFRPRALLRWAMHRHGSLSSLTHTASANRVYVRVGEDTTMPSVCQLQSLFLSHNYLTSDLQPQEVQGCSPVGGGNPEVHVIKLRSAGSGLCGSLQVEVTISLVPPVANAGWHKLVLILSSAVPVNWALTVPGLRGHISVYSSNSVSPLYPPEPDLTLTSMLTSDLSTTHDLLSWANQSGFPKVASYTEADLVNHFVIRLAGGGTEGGPRVRMLDGRPPWVQEHRLRQWLSEGGGSTSGGWEAVSVQCQDGRLNVAVDRHILQTLSLPVSEVTLRDPQCLAQSNSSHFLLAFPVISCGTEGVLQGEPRGVQYKNAVLLWRNKPLVAVGNETDEEPTEWTPLVIHFSCLAAVPSVPSLPVEQPTLQGPGPLPRARAGPLVSLQLFVTEGYEQRQTGPCAITADNRVYVELSANGALGGGVEVRSCMVSPLSDPRVSPGWSVIRDGCSADSSLTLSNMTHGQEDEEEEDEEYYEEEEEVPSVLSFRHPGRAWRNKAGLRNREHGGKRGRGGRAKRKESDGGMGGEEDQIHRLRFSFVLRPIYNNSVQFLHCCIRLCGPESVTQGPPTAIIQSGCPNPWGLRIPALVSKLPSQQCEYRNFSRPMLVYQPVGVARQQAPPAGQRGQMPSVSQLPKPIPAHSSSGVDTGSVLGIVFVAFLLGISLMGALWCIYSHTGAPPPTRRGGLIENTNPALDSSNSSV, encoded by the exons ATGATGGTTTCAGGGACGAGGTGGATTCTCTTCTGCCTCTTTCTACTGGGGGAGAGAACAGGAC TTGACTGTGGGGAACTGCAGTGCTCTCTGTCTCCAGCGGGGGAGCTTCACCCTGTGCAGGGGCTGTTGGAGCGCTTTGAGGCCGGCCCGGGCTGTGCAgccagagagagtggagagaaagagacccATGTGATCGCTGTGGGGAGAGGGACACGCAGCCCTGACAAACAG gTGACTGTGCTCCTGagacccctgtctctgtctcatcCTCCCCGTCAAACCCTCATCCTGGTACTGAGCTCCAAGCAACCAGTGCGCTGGTGGCTGGAGGCTGAGAGACTACCCCCGGATCTGCCTGTATTGGTGCAG GTCTCTCCTAACTCTACAGTGACAGTGCAGCCCTCCAGTCTGGCAGTGCAGGTGCAGCCTGTGCCCTCTCTGCCTTTCCGTCCGCGGGCTTTGCTACGCTGGGCAATGCATCGGCATGGCTCCTTgtcctccctcacacacacagccagtgcCAACCGCGTCTACGTCCGTGTGGGCGAGG ATACCACCATGCCCAGTGTGTGCCAGCTGCAGTCTCTGTTCCTGTCACACAActacctgacctctgacctgcagCCACAGGAAGTACAGGGCTGTTCTCCAGTTGGCGGAGGCAACCCAGAAGTGCATGTCATCAAGCTCCGTTCAGcagggtcagggctttgtgg ctctctgcaggtggAGGTGACTATTTCTCTGGTGCCCCCAGTGGCCAATGCTGGGTGGCACAAGTTGGTGTTGATCCTCAGTAGTGCCGTTCCAGTCAACTGGGCTCTCACAGTCCCAGGGCTCCGGGGACACATCTCTGTCTAT TCCTCGAACAGCGTGTCCCCACTCTACCCTCCAGAGCCTGACCTGACACTGACTAGCATGCTCACCTCTGACCTCTCTACCACCCATGACCTTTTGAGCTGGGCCAATCAGAGTGGCTTTCCCAAAGTGGCCTCATACACAGAGGCTGACCTGGTCAATCACTTTGTGATCAGACTGGCTGGGGGAGGGACAG AAGGTGGCCCCCGTGTGCGTATGCTGGATGGCAGGCCCCCTTGGGTCCAGGAGCACAGGCTGAGGCAATGGCTGAGTGAGGGAGGTGGAAGTACCAGTGGGGGCTGGGAGGCCGTCAGTGTGCAGTGTCAGGACGGACGACTCAACGTGGCCGTGGACAGACACATTCTGCAG ACCCTGTCTCTCCCGGTGTCGGAGGTGACACTGCGGGATCCTCAGTGCCTGGCCCAGTCCAACAGCAGCCATTTCTTGTTGGCATTCCCGGTCATTTCCTGTGGGACTGAAGGGGTGCTGCAGGGAGAGCCCAGAGGGGTGCAGTACAAAAATGCG GTGTTGCTATGGAGAAACAAGCCTCTGGTTGCCGTGGGCAATGAGACAGACGAGGAGCCCACAGAGTGGACTCCACTGGTCATACAT TTCAGCTGTTTGGCTGCAGTCCCCAGTGTCCCAAGCCTTCCTGTGGAGCAGCCCACTCTGCAGGGGCCGGGGCCTCTCCCAAGGGCCAGGGCCGGCCCACTGGTCTCACTGCAGCTGTTTGTTACAGAGGGCTATGAGCAGAGGCAGACCGGTCCTTGTGCCATCACTGCTGACAACCGTGTCTATGTGGAG CTTTCCGCCAACGGAGCCCTCGGTGGGGGTGTGGAGGTGCGGTCCTGCATGGTGTCTCCCCTATCAGACCCCCGTGTGTCCCCTGGCTGGTCAGTCATTAGAGACGGCTGCTCCGCTGACTCCTCACTGACACTCAGCAACATGACACATGGCCAagaggacgaggaggaagaggatgaggaatattatgaagaggaagaggaggtaccTAGTGTCCTGTCATTCAGGCATCCAGGAAGGGCTTGGAGGAACAAAGCAGGATTGAGAAATAGAGAACACGGTGGGAAGAGGGGACGAGGAGGACGAGCCAAAAGGAAGGAGAGcgatggaggaatgggaggagaggaggaccagaTACACAGACTGAGGTTCAGTTTTGTCCTTCGGCCCATCTACAACAACTCTGTCCAGTTCCTGCACTGTTGCATCCGTCTCTGTGGCCCTGAGTCAGTGACCCAGGGGCCTCCAACGGCCATAATACAGAGTGGCTGTCCAAATCCCTGGGGCCTCCGTATCCCTGCCCTCGTATCCAAACTACCCAGCCAACAG tGTGAGTACAGAAACTTCTCCAGACCCATGCTGGTCTATCAGCCTGTTGGTGTGGCCAGACAGCAGGCGCCACCTGCTG gtcagaGAGGTCAAATGCCCAGTGTGTCTCAGCTGCCCAAGCCTATCCCAGCCCACAGCA GCTCTGGGGTAGACACAGGCTCAGTTTTGGGGATTGTGTTTGTTGCTTTCCTTCTGGGCATCAGCCTGATGGGGGCGCTATGGTGCATCTACTCTCACACAG GGGCTCCTCCACCAACCAGAAGAGGGGGCCTGATCGAGAATACTAACCCTGCCTTAGACTCTTCCAACAGCTCTGTGTAG
- the LOC139364891 gene encoding transforming growth factor beta receptor type 3-like isoform X1, which produces MMVSGTRWILFCLFLLGERTGLDCGELQCSLSPAGELHPVQGLLERFEAGPGCAARESGEKETHVIAVGRGTRSPDKQVTVLLRPLSLSHPPRQTLILVLSSKQPVRWWLEAERLPPDLPVLVQVSPNSTVTVQPSSLAVQVQPVPSLPFRPRALLRWAMHRHGSLSSLTHTASANRVYVRVGEDTTMPSVCQLQSLFLSHNYLTSDLQPQEVQGCSPVGGGNPEVHVIKLRSAGSGLCGSLQVEVTISLVPPVANAGWHKLVLILSSAVPVNWALTVPGLRGHISVYSSNSVSPLYPPEPDLTLTSMLTSDLSTTHDLLSWANQSGFPKVASYTEADLVNHFVIRLAGGGTAHLSLFLSLLTEGGPRVRMLDGRPPWVQEHRLRQWLSEGGGSTSGGWEAVSVQCQDGRLNVAVDRHILQTLSLPVSEVTLRDPQCLAQSNSSHFLLAFPVISCGTEGVLQGEPRGVQYKNAVLLWRNKPLVAVGNETDEEPTEWTPLVIHFSCLAAVPSVPSLPVEQPTLQGPGPLPRARAGPLVSLQLFVTEGYEQRQTGPCAITADNRVYVELSANGALGGGVEVRSCMVSPLSDPRVSPGWSVIRDGCSADSSLTLSNMTHGQEDEEEEDEEYYEEEEEVPSVLSFRHPGRAWRNKAGLRNREHGGKRGRGGRAKRKESDGGMGGEEDQIHRLRFSFVLRPIYNNSVQFLHCCIRLCGPESVTQGPPTAIIQSGCPNPWGLRIPALVSKLPSQQCEYRNFSRPMLVYQPVGVARQQAPPAGQRGQMPSVSQLPKPIPAHSSSGVDTGSVLGIVFVAFLLGISLMGALWCIYSHTGAPPPTRRGGLIENTNPALDSSNSSV; this is translated from the exons ATGATGGTTTCAGGGACGAGGTGGATTCTCTTCTGCCTCTTTCTACTGGGGGAGAGAACAGGAC TTGACTGTGGGGAACTGCAGTGCTCTCTGTCTCCAGCGGGGGAGCTTCACCCTGTGCAGGGGCTGTTGGAGCGCTTTGAGGCCGGCCCGGGCTGTGCAgccagagagagtggagagaaagagacccATGTGATCGCTGTGGGGAGAGGGACACGCAGCCCTGACAAACAG gTGACTGTGCTCCTGagacccctgtctctgtctcatcCTCCCCGTCAAACCCTCATCCTGGTACTGAGCTCCAAGCAACCAGTGCGCTGGTGGCTGGAGGCTGAGAGACTACCCCCGGATCTGCCTGTATTGGTGCAG GTCTCTCCTAACTCTACAGTGACAGTGCAGCCCTCCAGTCTGGCAGTGCAGGTGCAGCCTGTGCCCTCTCTGCCTTTCCGTCCGCGGGCTTTGCTACGCTGGGCAATGCATCGGCATGGCTCCTTgtcctccctcacacacacagccagtgcCAACCGCGTCTACGTCCGTGTGGGCGAGG ATACCACCATGCCCAGTGTGTGCCAGCTGCAGTCTCTGTTCCTGTCACACAActacctgacctctgacctgcagCCACAGGAAGTACAGGGCTGTTCTCCAGTTGGCGGAGGCAACCCAGAAGTGCATGTCATCAAGCTCCGTTCAGcagggtcagggctttgtgg ctctctgcaggtggAGGTGACTATTTCTCTGGTGCCCCCAGTGGCCAATGCTGGGTGGCACAAGTTGGTGTTGATCCTCAGTAGTGCCGTTCCAGTCAACTGGGCTCTCACAGTCCCAGGGCTCCGGGGACACATCTCTGTCTAT TCCTCGAACAGCGTGTCCCCACTCTACCCTCCAGAGCCTGACCTGACACTGACTAGCATGCTCACCTCTGACCTCTCTACCACCCATGACCTTTTGAGCTGGGCCAATCAGAGTGGCTTTCCCAAAGTGGCCTCATACACAGAGGCTGACCTGGTCAATCACTTTGTGATCAGACTGGCTGGGGGAGGGACAG cacacctctctctctttctctccctcctcacagAAGGTGGCCCCCGTGTGCGTATGCTGGATGGCAGGCCCCCTTGGGTCCAGGAGCACAGGCTGAGGCAATGGCTGAGTGAGGGAGGTGGAAGTACCAGTGGGGGCTGGGAGGCCGTCAGTGTGCAGTGTCAGGACGGACGACTCAACGTGGCCGTGGACAGACACATTCTGCAG ACCCTGTCTCTCCCGGTGTCGGAGGTGACACTGCGGGATCCTCAGTGCCTGGCCCAGTCCAACAGCAGCCATTTCTTGTTGGCATTCCCGGTCATTTCCTGTGGGACTGAAGGGGTGCTGCAGGGAGAGCCCAGAGGGGTGCAGTACAAAAATGCG GTGTTGCTATGGAGAAACAAGCCTCTGGTTGCCGTGGGCAATGAGACAGACGAGGAGCCCACAGAGTGGACTCCACTGGTCATACAT TTCAGCTGTTTGGCTGCAGTCCCCAGTGTCCCAAGCCTTCCTGTGGAGCAGCCCACTCTGCAGGGGCCGGGGCCTCTCCCAAGGGCCAGGGCCGGCCCACTGGTCTCACTGCAGCTGTTTGTTACAGAGGGCTATGAGCAGAGGCAGACCGGTCCTTGTGCCATCACTGCTGACAACCGTGTCTATGTGGAG CTTTCCGCCAACGGAGCCCTCGGTGGGGGTGTGGAGGTGCGGTCCTGCATGGTGTCTCCCCTATCAGACCCCCGTGTGTCCCCTGGCTGGTCAGTCATTAGAGACGGCTGCTCCGCTGACTCCTCACTGACACTCAGCAACATGACACATGGCCAagaggacgaggaggaagaggatgaggaatattatgaagaggaagaggaggtaccTAGTGTCCTGTCATTCAGGCATCCAGGAAGGGCTTGGAGGAACAAAGCAGGATTGAGAAATAGAGAACACGGTGGGAAGAGGGGACGAGGAGGACGAGCCAAAAGGAAGGAGAGcgatggaggaatgggaggagaggaggaccagaTACACAGACTGAGGTTCAGTTTTGTCCTTCGGCCCATCTACAACAACTCTGTCCAGTTCCTGCACTGTTGCATCCGTCTCTGTGGCCCTGAGTCAGTGACCCAGGGGCCTCCAACGGCCATAATACAGAGTGGCTGTCCAAATCCCTGGGGCCTCCGTATCCCTGCCCTCGTATCCAAACTACCCAGCCAACAG tGTGAGTACAGAAACTTCTCCAGACCCATGCTGGTCTATCAGCCTGTTGGTGTGGCCAGACAGCAGGCGCCACCTGCTG gtcagaGAGGTCAAATGCCCAGTGTGTCTCAGCTGCCCAAGCCTATCCCAGCCCACAGCA GCTCTGGGGTAGACACAGGCTCAGTTTTGGGGATTGTGTTTGTTGCTTTCCTTCTGGGCATCAGCCTGATGGGGGCGCTATGGTGCATCTACTCTCACACAG GGGCTCCTCCACCAACCAGAAGAGGGGGCCTGATCGAGAATACTAACCCTGCCTTAGACTCTTCCAACAGCTCTGTGTAG
- the LOC139423985 gene encoding zinc finger protein Gfi-1b-like yields the protein MPRSFLVKGKRPGSHPPCFSKGTRHTNPDQPQPHTNYHDRQNRAWWEVRSPHRSPFQEDQGNLCSGSEVKDTLEYPCPSWDAMATRPHSTSPADLWTSWSAETGGYDGVEPSESALPWSLHWPRGPDRERELEKLVHVLLSHRPHMDLNSTSPCPLCEKVLSSGAVLKSHLLRSRTCVYAVPLATSAKAPEHPYEFKQALGMYGRPKERSHSCKECGKVFKRSSTLSTHLLIHSDTRPYPCQYCGKRFHQKSDMKKHTFIHTGEKPHVCQVCGKAFSQSSNLITHSRKHSSYWPFSCTHCQSSFQRRLDLQRHQETQCVHSSVYTQS from the exons ATGCCTCGCTCATTCCTGGTCAAGGGTAAGAGACCAGGGTCTCACCCCCCTTGCTTCTCTAAAGGCACGAGACACACAAACCCTGACCAGCCACAACCTCATACAAATTATCACGACAGGCAGAACAGGGCGTGGTGGGAAGTAAGGTCCCCACATCGGAGCCCCTTCCAGGAGGACCAGGGCAACCTGTGCTCAGGGTCAGAGGTCAAGGACACCCTGGAATACCCCTGCCCTAGCTGGGACGCCATGGCAACCAGACCACACAGCACCTCGCCAGCTGACCTCTGGACCAGCTGGTCTGCAG AAACCGGAGGGTACGATGGTGTGGAGCCTTCCGAGTCTGCCCTGCCCTGGTCCCTACACTGGCCCCGGGgccctgacagagagagggagctggagaAATTGGTCCATGTCTTACTGAGCCACAGGCCACATATGGACCTCAACTCCACCAGCCCATGCCCCCTCTGTGAAAAG GTCTTGTCCTCAGGAGCTGTACTGAAGAGTCATTTACTCAGGTCACGCACATGCGTGTATGCAGTTCCATTGGCCACATCAGCCAAAGCCCCAGAGCACCCCTACGAGTTCAAACAAGCTCTGGGCATGTACGGAAGACCAAAG GAGCGTAGCCATAGCTGTAAGGAATGTGGGAAGGTATTCAAGCGCTCCTCCACCCTGTCCACCCACCTGCTCATCCACTCTGACACCAGGCCCTACCCCTGCCAGTACTGTGGCAAGAGGTTCCACCAGAAGTCAGACATGAAGAAACACACCTTCATACACACAG GTGAGAAGCCCCATGTGTGCCAGGTGTGTGGCAAGGCCTTCAGCCAGAGCTCCAACCTCATCACCCACAGCCGTAAACACAGCAGCTACTGGCCCTTCAGCTGCACGCACTGCCAAAGCAGCTTCCAGCGCAGACTGGACCTACAGCGCCACCAGGAGACACAATGTGTCCATAGCAGCGTGTACACACAGAGCTGA